A window of bacterium contains these coding sequences:
- a CDS encoding PorV/PorQ family protein: MKKWTIVLTVVFMTIVLTMPAHSGMKKLAQTGFQFLKIDVSPRAAAMGGAYLVAGFGADAMFYNPAGMARMNCSMDLMASQTRWIADISYDAFAIAKSLGNIGTVGISAMIADYGDIEGTMVANNSAGYINTGNVSVGAYVVGLSFARNLTNKFSVGGQVKWVNQNLGTSTLNDGVDVKNEVSGLAYDFGTVFYPGFKSFRFGMNIRNFSNEFKYQKEGFQLPLTFSIGIAMNLMDFMDTENHRLIFAVDAIHPRDYSERLNIGAEYTFMDMISLRAGYKYNYDEEGFTLGAGFHKSLAGVGLRVDYAYTPMDLFTTVNRIGVGISF; this comes from the coding sequence ATGAAGAAATGGACGATTGTTCTGACTGTTGTTTTTATGACAATAGTTTTAACTATGCCCGCCCATTCGGGGATGAAGAAGCTGGCCCAGACAGGGTTTCAGTTTCTGAAAATTGATGTGTCTCCCCGGGCAGCTGCCATGGGTGGAGCATATTTGGTTGCCGGATTTGGTGCGGATGCAATGTTTTACAATCCAGCTGGTATGGCACGCATGAATTGCAGTATGGATCTTATGGCGAGCCAAACAAGATGGATTGCAGATATATCTTATGATGCATTTGCTATTGCCAAGAGCCTTGGTAATATCGGAACAGTTGGTATTAGTGCAATGATTGCTGACTACGGCGATATTGAGGGGACAATGGTAGCAAACAACTCAGCAGGATATATTAATACTGGTAATGTAAGTGTAGGCGCTTATGTTGTCGGACTTTCATTTGCAAGAAATCTGACTAACAAATTTTCTGTTGGAGGACAGGTAAAATGGGTAAACCAGAATCTGGGAACCAGTACTTTAAACGATGGTGTTGATGTTAAAAATGAAGTGTCTGGTTTAGCCTATGATTTTGGTACGGTTTTTTATCCTGGATTCAAGAGTTTCCGGTTCGGTATGAATATAAGAAATTTTTCTAATGAATTTAAATATCAAAAGGAAGGTTTCCAATTACCACTGACATTTTCAATCGGTATTGCCATGAATCTGATGGATTTTATGGATACTGAAAATCATCGTTTGATTTTTGCTGTAGATGCTATCCATCCCAGAGATTATTCAGAAAGATTAAATATAGGAGCTGAGTATACTTTTATGGATATGATTTCTCTGCGGGCAGGATACAAGTACAATTATGATGAAGAGGGATTTACCCTTGGTGCTGGTTTTCATAAGAGTCTTGCAGGAGTAGGTTTACGGGTTGATTATGCTTATACACCCATGGATTTGTTTACTACAGTAAATCGAATTGGTGTTGGGATATCGTTTTAA
- a CDS encoding TonB-dependent receptor, with amino-acid sequence MKRRIGILLCLFFMSSMAMAQTRGKISGKVVDAKTGKPLVGANVIIEGTSLGAATDAVGDYFIINVRPGIYTVTARMMGYQAINKTEVRVYIDRTIKVDFKLNTAAVEGQAVTVVAEREVIQQDVSSSGHRAKADEVDAVPMVVDINNYIALQSGVQEDEEGIIIRGGGVDQVGLVVDGLPMVDNVHNKPMDIVNLSSIEEVEIIKGGFNAEYGNIRSGMFNIITKSGKEKYQGGMDLRYTVPYQKHRGNSIFSQNNFYMRPYLDPDVCYVGTKNGPWNWYAQQQYPEFEGWNAFSARLAEDDDPTNDLTPEQCRDLFIWQHAAEGSEALGHPHPGKYGDKPDLNLDFNFGGPLPLIGKYLGQASFFASYRRNVEQYALPAVRDNILTQNAMFKVNSTLSSNMKLGIEWMYGLENNAGFQASNIEGGRGIYFPYGQSPMDVYQSMVGLMFDHVLSPRTFYQLRLSRVTVRNDMWGAQTMRDTTRIRKIGPVWVDEQPYGWIPVSGYQYALADRMVIGGVGGGGRNKTKVTTYNVKFDLTSQVDKFNQVKAGFEVTADNYNVYEGEHGLDPTGDYLVDWDRTPIRFGGYIQDKLEFEGMIANLGVRLDYNDPNTNWYTVDPYSPYFSRIFKDQLTTESPTAPAKGHLTISPRLGISHPISDVSKLYFSYGHFYSMPRSGDMYQINYGIASQGIERLGNPSLRMPRTIAYELGYEHEIADMFLLRLVGYYRDVTDQVGDVRYINYDESVNYSIAMNDNYADVRGFELEIRKIWGKWVTGWLNYTYMVNTDGMVGREVQYQDPRLQAIYGLRSPIQEKPIPQPFARGNITFHTPADWGPKLGKSNVLGDLSFTLLGYYNSGDHLTWEPLPPYKLQNNLKWKDQWMFDLRVMKNFSLKGVAFTAFMDIANVFDMKFLTGQGFWEGSEDLRDYLNSLHLPMYGGDKYLQDGRFTEGTDKVGDTWSKDKPYINMPNLDYMAWSVPRSWTLGLRVNF; translated from the coding sequence ATGAAAAGACGGATAGGTATTCTTCTTTGCCTGTTCTTCATGAGCTCGATGGCCATGGCTCAAACAAGGGGTAAGATATCAGGCAAAGTTGTTGATGCTAAAACGGGTAAACCATTGGTGGGGGCCAATGTTATTATTGAGGGTACCTCACTTGGAGCTGCAACAGATGCAGTGGGGGACTACTTCATCATCAATGTCCGGCCGGGAATATATACCGTAACAGCACGGATGATGGGGTATCAGGCAATCAACAAAACCGAGGTTCGTGTATATATTGACAGAACCATCAAAGTTGATTTTAAATTAAATACCGCAGCGGTTGAAGGCCAGGCTGTAACTGTCGTTGCAGAGAGAGAAGTGATACAACAGGATGTCTCATCCAGCGGGCACAGAGCTAAAGCTGATGAAGTTGATGCCGTACCTATGGTTGTAGATATAAATAATTACATTGCGCTTCAGTCCGGTGTTCAAGAGGATGAAGAGGGTATTATTATTCGTGGTGGCGGAGTAGACCAGGTTGGTTTAGTTGTTGATGGTTTGCCGATGGTTGATAATGTCCACAATAAACCTATGGATATAGTAAACCTCAGTTCAATTGAGGAAGTAGAAATTATTAAGGGCGGATTTAATGCTGAGTATGGAAACATTCGATCTGGTATGTTCAATATTATTACTAAATCCGGGAAAGAAAAATATCAGGGTGGTATGGATTTACGTTATACTGTCCCTTATCAGAAACACCGCGGCAATTCGATATTTTCCCAGAATAATTTTTACATGCGTCCTTACTTAGATCCGGATGTCTGTTATGTTGGTACGAAAAATGGTCCGTGGAACTGGTATGCTCAACAACAGTATCCTGAATTTGAGGGATGGAATGCATTTTCTGCTCGCCTTGCTGAGGACGATGATCCAACCAATGATTTGACACCTGAACAGTGCCGTGATCTGTTCATCTGGCAGCATGCGGCCGAAGGCAGTGAAGCATTGGGGCATCCGCATCCTGGAAAATATGGTGATAAACCGGATCTAAATTTAGATTTTAATTTTGGTGGCCCTTTGCCTTTAATTGGTAAGTATTTAGGGCAAGCATCATTTTTCGCATCTTACCGCCGAAATGTAGAACAGTATGCATTACCAGCAGTTCGGGATAATATACTTACTCAAAATGCTATGTTTAAAGTAAATTCCACCCTTTCATCAAATATGAAACTTGGAATTGAGTGGATGTACGGTCTTGAAAATAATGCTGGTTTTCAGGCAAGTAATATTGAAGGGGGCAGAGGTATTTACTTCCCCTATGGCCAATCACCAATGGATGTCTATCAGTCAATGGTGGGATTGATGTTTGACCATGTATTAAGCCCCAGAACATTTTATCAGTTGCGTTTATCACGTGTTACTGTGCGGAATGATATGTGGGGTGCCCAGACAATGCGTGATACCACGCGTATTCGTAAGATTGGGCCAGTGTGGGTGGATGAACAGCCCTATGGCTGGATACCTGTTTCAGGATACCAGTATGCTCTGGCTGACCGTATGGTGATTGGCGGTGTTGGCGGTGGCGGACGAAATAAAACAAAGGTAACAACCTATAATGTTAAATTCGATTTAACGAGCCAGGTTGACAAATTCAATCAGGTAAAAGCCGGTTTTGAAGTAACAGCTGATAACTATAATGTATATGAAGGTGAGCATGGTCTTGATCCTACGGGAGATTACTTAGTTGATTGGGATCGGACACCTATAAGATTTGGCGGTTATATTCAGGACAAGCTGGAATTCGAGGGAATGATTGCAAACCTTGGTGTTAGACTTGATTATAATGATCCTAATACCAACTGGTATACGGTTGATCCTTATTCTCCATATTTTTCGCGAATTTTTAAAGACCAGCTAACTACTGAAAGTCCGACTGCACCTGCTAAAGGGCATCTTACAATTTCACCGAGGTTGGGAATTTCCCATCCAATTTCTGATGTGTCTAAATTATACTTCAGCTACGGTCATTTCTACTCAATGCCACGTTCCGGTGATATGTATCAGATTAACTATGGAATTGCAAGCCAGGGTATTGAGAGATTAGGAAACCCGAGTCTTAGAATGCCCAGAACTATTGCTTATGAACTGGGTTATGAGCATGAAATAGCTGATATGTTCCTACTTAGATTGGTTGGATATTATAGGGATGTAACTGACCAGGTTGGTGATGTACGCTACATCAATTACGATGAGAGTGTAAACTACTCCATTGCTATGAATGACAATTATGCAGATGTTCGTGGATTTGAACTAGAAATACGAAAGATCTGGGGTAAATGGGTTACTGGTTGGCTTAATTATACTTATATGGTTAATACTGATGGTATGGTGGGGCGTGAAGTACAGTATCAGGATCCGCGGCTTCAGGCTATATATGGTTTGCGCAGCCCAATTCAGGAAAAACCTATACCCCAGCCATTTGCACGTGGTAATATAACTTTTCATACTCCAGCAGATTGGGGGCCAAAATTAGGTAAATCAAATGTCCTTGGTGATTTGAGTTTTACATTGCTGGGTTATTATAATTCAGGAGATCACCTGACCTGGGAGCCGTTACCTCCATATAAATTGCAAAATAACCTAAAGTGGAAAGATCAATGGATGTTTGATTTGCGTGTTATGAAAAATTTCAGTCTAAAAGGTGTAGCATTTACTGCATTCATGGACATAGCGAACGTCTTTGACATGAAATTCCTGACAGGCCAAGGATTCTGGGAAGGGAGTGAAGATTTACGTGATTATCTGAATTCTCTGCATCTACCGATGTATGGTGGAGATAAATACTTGCAGGATGGTAGATTCACAGAAGGTACTGATAAGGTTGGTGATACGTGGAGTAAGGATAAACCTTATATTAACATGCCTAATTTGGATTATATGGCATGGAGCGTACCCAGAAGCTGGACATTAGGATTGAGAGTTAATTTTTAA